A window of the Miscanthus floridulus cultivar M001 chromosome 14, ASM1932011v1, whole genome shotgun sequence genome harbors these coding sequences:
- the LOC136505503 gene encoding protein rough sheath 2, translating into MKERQRWRPEEDAVLRAYVRQYGPREWYLVSQRMNVALDRDAKSCLERWKNYLRPGIKKGSLSEEEQRLVIRLQAKHGNKWKKIAAEVPGRTAKRLGKWWEVFKEKQQRELRDSRRPPPEPSPDERGRYEWLLENFAEKLVGERPHQQVAAAAAPPPLLMATPVLPPWLSPNAGAAVGVTQPPPPRPPSPSVTLSLASATVAPPPPAPWMPERAAAEAAAAAYGFSSPQQQQHGAPGGAPPPPPPHPGMAVVEGQALSELAECCRELEEGQRAWAAHRREAAWRLKRVEQQLEMEREMRRREVWDEFEAKMRTMRLEQAAAAERVERDHREKVAELRRDAQLKEEKMAEQWAAKHARVAKFLDQIGCSSRSWSSATDMNC; encoded by the coding sequence ATGAAGGAGCGACAGCGCTGGCGGCCTGAGGAAGACGCCGTCCTGCGCGCGTACGTCCGGCAGTACGGCCCGCGCGAGTGGTACCTGGTGTCGCAGCGCATGAACGTGGCCCTCGACCGCGACGCCAAGTCGTGCCTGGAGCGCTGGAAGAACTACCTCCGCCCCGGGATCAAGAAGGGCTCGCTGTCCGAGGAGGAGCAGCGCCTGGTGATCCGCCTGCAGGCCAAGCACGGCAACAAGTGGAAGAAGATCGCCGCCGAGGTGCCCGGGCGCACGGCCAAGCGCCTCGGCAAGTGGTGGGAGGTGTTCAAGGAGAAGCAGCAGCGGGAGCTCAGGGACAGTCGACGCCCGCCGCCGGAGCCCAGCCCGGACGAGAGGGGCAGGTACGAGTGGCTGCTCGAGAACTTCGCGGAGAAGCTCGTCGGCGAGAGGCCCCACCAGCAggtcgccgctgccgccgcgccaccgccgctgcttaTGGCCACGCCCGTGCTGCCGCCATGGCTGTCGCCCAACGCCGGCGCCGCTGTCGGCGtcacgcagccgccgccgcccagacCGCCGTCGCCGTCCGTGACGCTCAGCCTCGCGTCCGCCACCGTGGCCCCGCCCCCGCCCGCGCCGTGGATGCCGGAGCGCGCCGCGGCcgaggcggcggccgcggcgtacGGGTTCTCGagcccgcagcagcagcagcacggcgcCCCCGGCGgcgcgcccccgccgccgcctccgcatccgggcatggcggtggtggaggggcagGCGCTGTCGGAGCTCGCCGAGTGCTGCCGCGAGCTGGAGGAAGGGCAGCGCGCGTGGGCCGCGCACCGGCGGGAGGCGGCGTGGCGGCTGAAGCGCgtggagcagcagctggagatggagcgcGAGATGCGGCGGCGCGAGGTGTGGGATGAGTTCGAGGCCAAGATGCGCACCATGCGGCTGGAGCAGGCGGCCGCCGCGGAGCGCGTGGAGCGGGACCACCGGGAGAAGGTGGCCGAGCTCCGCCGCGACGCGcagctcaaggaggagaagatggCGGAGCAGTGGGCCGCCAAGCACGCGCGCGTCGCCAAGTTCCTCGACCAGATCGGTTGCTCCTCCCGCTCGTGGTCCTCTGCCACCGACATGAACTGTTGA